The following are encoded together in the Ezakiella massiliensis genome:
- the tpiA gene encoding triose-phosphate isomerase, producing the protein MRKKILAANWKMNLSKKESEDLLKNLSQIEEKNNREMIICLPDIYLYQAEEYLEGKSYGLQNFYYEASGAFTGEISLEQAKDFGIKYAIVGHSERRTIFNESNELLNKKVKAALKNGITPIFCIGEPISERENSTYEAYLYKELKEGLAGVDIEDARKIIYAYEPIWAIGTGKTAHTSDIKSALEYIRNTLDYMYKGIKDDVHLLYGGSVKDSNIDEIMATEHVDGVLVGGASLKFDSWKRIVEFKE; encoded by the coding sequence ATGAGGAAGAAGATTTTAGCAGCAAATTGGAAGATGAACCTGTCTAAAAAAGAATCTGAAGACTTATTAAAAAATCTTTCACAAATTGAAGAAAAAAATAATCGCGAGATGATTATCTGCCTGCCAGATATATATTTATATCAAGCCGAAGAATATTTAGAAGGCAAGAGCTACGGCCTACAAAACTTTTACTATGAGGCAAGTGGAGCTTTTACAGGAGAAATTTCTTTGGAGCAAGCCAAGGACTTTGGCATTAAATACGCCATTGTTGGCCACTCAGAACGAAGGACAATTTTTAACGAATCAAATGAGCTTTTAAATAAAAAAGTTAAGGCTGCCTTAAAAAATGGAATCACACCAATTTTTTGCATTGGCGAACCCATTAGTGAAAGGGAAAATTCAACTTACGAAGCCTATTTGTACAAGGAATTAAAAGAAGGTCTAGCAGGTGTCGATATAGAAGATGCTAGAAAAATTATCTATGCCTACGAACCTATTTGGGCAATTGGCACAGGAAAGACAGCTCATACATCGGATATAAAATCAGCCCTTGAATATATAAGAAATACACTTGACTATATGTATAAGGGTATCAAGGATGATGTCCACCTCTTATACGGTGGCAGCGTTAAAGATAGCAATATCGATGAGATTATGGCAACTGAACATGTTGACGGCGTCTTGGTTGGTGGAGCTAGTTTAAAATTCGATTCATGGAAGAGAATAGTGGAATTTAAGGAGTAA
- a CDS encoding phosphoglycerate kinase: MMKKTVRDIDFKNKRALVRVDFNVPMKDGKITDDFRIKSALKTIDYLMDKGAKVVLMSHLGRPKGTYKPEFSLKPVAEKLEELTGKKVVFFDIESPVNDDTVKASKDFDGSILLLQNTRYDAGEEKNDPDLAKKLAAHGDIYVNDAFGTAHRAHASNVGVSEILPAVAGFLVENEIKYIKENLDNPKHPFVAILGGAKVSDKIGVIENLMNKVDKIIIGGAMANTFLKAQGYDMGKSLVEDEKIDLAKDLLKESKDKNVEILLPVDLVMTDSLDDSNLIKTVKLGDDKANLMAVDIGEESIKNFSKAIKDAKLVIWNGPMGVFENKDFAKGTFEIAKAVAESDAVSIIGGGDSSLAVKLSGYEDKVTHVSTGGGASLEMMEGKELPGIKCLEEA, encoded by the coding sequence ATAATGAAAAAAACTGTTAGAGATATTGATTTTAAAAATAAAAGAGCCCTAGTTAGAGTTGATTTTAATGTTCCTATGAAAGACGGAAAGATAACCGATGATTTTAGGATTAAATCAGCCTTAAAGACCATTGATTATTTAATGGATAAGGGAGCCAAGGTGGTTTTGATGAGCCATCTTGGTCGCCCAAAGGGCACATATAAGCCTGAATTTTCACTTAAACCTGTGGCTGAAAAGTTAGAGGAATTAACAGGAAAAAAAGTTGTCTTCTTTGACATCGAAAGCCCAGTTAATGATGATACTGTAAAGGCTTCAAAGGACTTTGATGGAAGCATTTTACTCTTACAAAACACCAGATACGATGCTGGCGAAGAAAAAAATGATCCAGACCTTGCGAAGAAACTAGCAGCCCACGGAGATATTTATGTAAATGATGCCTTTGGCACAGCCCACAGGGCCCACGCTTCTAATGTTGGCGTCTCAGAAATTTTGCCAGCTGTAGCAGGATTTTTGGTTGAAAATGAAATCAAATATATCAAAGAAAATCTTGATAATCCAAAGCATCCTTTCGTGGCCATTTTAGGTGGAGCAAAAGTTTCAGATAAGATTGGTGTAATTGAAAATCTTATGAATAAAGTCGACAAGATTATCATAGGCGGGGCTATGGCTAACACCTTTTTAAAGGCTCAGGGTTATGATATGGGCAAATCTTTGGTTGAAGATGAAAAAATTGACTTAGCCAAAGACCTGTTAAAAGAATCCAAGGATAAAAATGTCGAAATCTTATTACCTGTTGATTTAGTTATGACCGATAGCTTGGATGATTCAAATCTTATAAAGACTGTTAAGCTAGGCGACGACAAGGCAAATCTAATGGCTGTAGATATTGGGGAAGAATCAATTAAAAATTTCTCCAAAGCTATAAAAGATGCCAAACTTGTAATTTGGAATGGACCTATGGGCGTATTTGAAAATAAAGATTTTGCCAAAGGTACTTTTGAAATTGCAAAGGCAGTTGCAGAAAGCGATGCCGTTTCAATTATTGGTGGCGGCGACTCAAGTCTTGCTGTTAAGCTTTCTGGTTACGAAGACAAGGTTACCCACGTTTCTACAGGCGGTGGAGCAAGTCTTGAAATGATGGAAGGTAAAGAACTGCCAGGTATTAAATGTTTGGAGGAAGCCTAA
- a CDS encoding ABC transporter permease produces the protein MSLQEIGIIIGITFMYATPLIYAAIGGVMSENTGVVNIGLEGIMSIGALIAATVAHFSGSPWLAFLCGGLAGLVIAIPHALATIKFGADHVVSGTAINFLGPGLALFLCRIFFDGGATSKPLTMDQKLPQLFQHTFPEGSFLKSVFNQYATFYIALILVALVYIILYNTKLGLRMRAVGEHPLAADTLGINVRKIKYFGVLSSGFLAGLGGASLSIAVVANFRTTLVSGQGFIALAAMIFGNWKPQGALMASLLFGLAQGLAIHFGGGNTQIPSSVLSMLPYVLTLIILVITSGKSRSPKANGLQYVKKN, from the coding sequence ATGAGTTTACAAGAAATTGGAATTATTATTGGTATAACATTTATGTATGCAACTCCTCTTATTTATGCTGCTATAGGTGGGGTAATGAGTGAAAACACAGGCGTTGTAAATATTGGTCTAGAAGGGATAATGTCCATTGGTGCTTTGATAGCAGCTACAGTTGCTCACTTCTCTGGCAGCCCTTGGCTAGCGTTTTTATGCGGGGGTTTGGCAGGTCTTGTAATTGCAATCCCACATGCTCTTGCTACAATTAAATTTGGGGCAGACCATGTTGTAAGTGGTACTGCAATTAACTTTTTAGGGCCTGGACTTGCACTCTTTTTGTGCAGGATATTTTTTGATGGTGGTGCTACTTCAAAACCACTGACAATGGATCAAAAATTACCACAACTTTTTCAACACACCTTCCCTGAAGGTTCATTTTTAAAGTCAGTCTTCAACCAATATGCAACATTTTATATTGCTTTAATTTTGGTTGCTCTTGTGTATATAATTTTGTATAACACAAAGCTTGGCCTTAGGATGCGTGCAGTTGGTGAACACCCTCTAGCCGCAGATACCTTGGGTATTAATGTTAGAAAAATTAAATATTTCGGAGTCTTGTCAAGTGGTTTCTTAGCTGGACTTGGTGGAGCAAGTTTGTCAATAGCAGTTGTTGCAAACTTTAGAACGACTTTGGTAAGTGGGCAAGGCTTTATCGCCCTTGCAGCTATGATATTTGGAAATTGGAAACCGCAAGGAGCATTAATGGCTTCATTATTGTTTGGCCTTGCACAAGGACTTGCAATTCATTTTGGTGGTGGAAATACACAAATCCCAAGCTCTGTGCTTTCTATGCTACCTTATGTTCTTACTTTAATAATATTGGTAATAACATCAGGTAAGAGCAGGTCACCAAAAGCAAATGGATTGCAATATGTAAAGAAAAATTAG
- a CDS encoding BMP family protein: MKKLFAILLAVAMLFTFGCGNKSEKPADANAENKENTESVDYSNVKVGMVTDEGGVNDQSFNQGGWEGLQKLNKDTKVNVSYVESHIPSDYAPNFQAMLEAGNGLIWGVGFKLEKDLTAAAAANPDTKYALIDSVSSNPDLKNVVNCVFKDNEPSFLVGYIAGKMTETNKVGFVGGIEGDIIWAFEYGYRAGVQYAAKELGKEIEVEVQYADSFTDATKGKAIAKKMYEGGADIVFHAAGGVGDGVIEAAREADKKVIGVDRDQNYIAPDHVITSTIKNVGVAMYDISKEFAEGKFEAKTVEFSLANNGVDIAPTSDKHVPADVLEEIEKLKESIVKGDIKVPNNEESYEEYIKSL; encoded by the coding sequence ATGAAAAAGTTATTTGCTATTTTATTAGCTGTTGCAATGTTATTTACATTTGGCTGCGGAAACAAATCCGAAAAGCCAGCTGATGCAAACGCTGAAAATAAAGAAAACACAGAATCAGTAGATTATAGTAATGTAAAAGTTGGTATGGTTACAGACGAAGGTGGTGTAAATGACCAAAGCTTTAACCAAGGTGGATGGGAAGGCCTTCAAAAGCTTAACAAAGATACAAAAGTTAATGTATCATATGTAGAAAGTCACATTCCATCAGACTATGCTCCAAACTTCCAAGCTATGTTAGAAGCTGGAAATGGTTTAATCTGGGGCGTAGGATTTAAACTAGAAAAAGACTTAACAGCTGCTGCAGCTGCTAATCCAGATACAAAGTACGCACTTATTGACTCTGTTTCTTCAAATCCAGATTTAAAGAATGTTGTTAACTGTGTATTTAAAGACAATGAACCTTCATTCTTGGTTGGATACATTGCAGGTAAGATGACAGAAACAAATAAAGTAGGTTTTGTTGGCGGTATTGAAGGAGACATTATTTGGGCTTTTGAATATGGATACAGAGCCGGTGTTCAATACGCTGCAAAAGAATTAGGTAAGGAAATTGAAGTTGAAGTACAATATGCTGACAGCTTTACAGATGCTACAAAGGGTAAGGCTATTGCAAAGAAAATGTACGAAGGCGGAGCTGACATTGTATTCCACGCTGCTGGCGGTGTAGGCGATGGTGTTATTGAAGCTGCTAGAGAAGCAGACAAGAAGGTTATCGGTGTTGACCGTGACCAAAACTATATTGCTCCTGACCACGTAATTACTTCAACAATTAAAAACGTTGGCGTTGCCATGTATGATATTTCTAAAGAATTTGCTGAAGGTAAATTCGAAGCCAAAACAGTTGAATTCTCACTAGCTAATAACGGTGTTGATATTGCTCCAACAAGTGATAAACACGTTCCAGCTGATGTTTTAGAAGAAATTGAAAAACTTAAAGAAAGCATCGTTAAGGGAGATATTAAGGTTCCAAATAACGAAGAATCATACGAAGAATATATAAAGTCATTATAA
- a CDS encoding ABC transporter ATP-binding protein: MAEDNLIKMSNITKIFGENIANNKINLEIRKGEVHSLLGENGAGKSTLMNILYGLYTADEGEIFLDGKKVVINSPLDAINHKIAMVHQHFMLVDVFTVTENIILGNEPTKGMFLDKNAAKDTIKDLIDRYGLNVDPDAKIMNISVGMQQRVEILKALYRGADIIIFDEPTAVLTPQEIEDFIGIVNNLKAEGKTIIIITHKLREIKSMADRCTIIRRGKKIDTVNVCDVTEQDLANMMVGREVIFAVDKPEVEVGEVCLKVENLKVDDLDKRERVRGLNLELRKGQILGLAGVDGNGQIELVDAITGMTTVKEGKIFINGKEVQNKTPKEIIDSKLLSIPEDRQKHGLVLEYPVDYNLSILRIKNEPLSKKGILQEDKLRERGEELIEDFDIRPTDGAVSAGSLSGGNQQKVIIARQITEDPDILIAVTPTRGLDVGAIEYVHRAIVNERNKGKAILLVSFELDEILNLSDEIAVIFDGKIVDHKKASETNENELGLLMAGGKNE, translated from the coding sequence ATGGCCGAAGATAATTTGATTAAAATGTCTAATATCACCAAGATTTTTGGTGAGAACATTGCAAATAATAAAATTAACTTAGAAATAAGAAAAGGCGAAGTTCACTCTCTGCTTGGAGAAAATGGTGCGGGCAAATCGACTCTTATGAATATATTGTATGGCCTTTATACAGCTGATGAGGGCGAGATATTTTTAGATGGTAAAAAGGTTGTTATTAACTCACCACTGGATGCTATCAATCATAAGATTGCTATGGTTCACCAACACTTTATGTTAGTTGATGTATTTACTGTTACTGAAAATATTATTCTAGGCAACGAACCTACTAAGGGAATGTTCTTGGATAAGAATGCTGCCAAAGATACTATTAAAGATTTGATTGATAGATATGGTTTAAATGTTGATCCTGATGCCAAGATTATGAATATAAGTGTTGGTATGCAACAAAGGGTTGAAATACTCAAAGCTCTTTATAGGGGAGCTGACATTATTATTTTTGATGAGCCAACGGCTGTTTTAACTCCGCAAGAGATAGAAGATTTCATTGGTATTGTAAATAACTTAAAGGCTGAAGGAAAGACTATAATAATAATTACTCACAAGCTTAGAGAAATTAAATCCATGGCCGACAGGTGTACAATTATCAGGCGGGGGAAAAAGATTGACACGGTAAATGTATGCGATGTTACTGAGCAAGATCTTGCTAACATGATGGTTGGAAGAGAAGTTATATTTGCTGTTGATAAACCTGAAGTTGAAGTAGGGGAAGTTTGCTTGAAAGTTGAAAACCTCAAGGTTGATGACTTAGATAAAAGGGAAAGAGTCCGCGGCTTAAATCTTGAGCTCAGGAAAGGTCAAATCCTTGGTCTAGCTGGTGTTGATGGAAATGGCCAGATTGAACTTGTAGATGCTATTACTGGCATGACTACAGTTAAAGAAGGCAAGATTTTTATAAATGGCAAGGAAGTTCAAAATAAAACTCCAAAGGAAATTATCGATAGCAAATTGTTATCCATACCTGAAGACAGACAAAAGCACGGCTTGGTACTTGAATATCCTGTTGACTACAACCTTTCTATTTTAAGAATTAAGAATGAGCCTCTTTCAAAGAAAGGCATCTTGCAAGAAGATAAACTTAGAGAACGCGGAGAAGAACTTATTGAAGACTTTGATATTAGGCCCACAGATGGAGCGGTATCTGCTGGTAGCTTGTCTGGAGGTAACCAACAGAAGGTTATCATTGCTAGACAAATTACAGAAGACCCAGATATTTTAATCGCGGTCACACCAACAAGGGGCTTAGACGTTGGGGCAATCGAATATGTTCACAGGGCAATTGTAAATGAACGCAACAAGGGCAAAGCGATACTTTTAGTAAGTTTTGAACTTGATGAAATATTAAATTTATCAGATGAAATTGCTGTTATTTTCGATGGTAAGATTGTAGATCACAAAAAAGCTTCTGAAACAAATGAAAATGAGCTAGGACTTTTGATGGCAGGAGGTAAAAATGAATAA
- the eno gene encoding phosphopyruvate hydratase produces the protein MSEIIDVHAREVLDSRGNPTVEVEVVTDSGVVGRAIVPSGASTGAHEALELRDGDKKRYLGKGVLKAVENVNEIIADELIGLPVDAQTEIDNIMINLDGTENKDKLGANAILGVSLAVARAAAGEIGLPLYKYIGGVNAKVLPVPMMNILNGGEHADNNVDIQEFMILPVSADSFHQALRMGSEVYHSLKNVLKDKNLSTGVGDEGGFAPNLNSNEEALKVIIEAIEAAGYKPGEDIYLGIDAASTEFYDADKKAYILKGEGKEFTAEELVDYYQDLCNKYPLISIEDGLAEDDWAGWKYMTEKMGGKIQLVGDDLFVTNTKRLEKGIEEGISNSILIKLNQIGTLTETIDAVSMAKEAGYTAVISHRSGESEDAFIADLAVALNTGQIKTGAPARTDRVAKYNELLRIEEFLDFTAEYKGLKGFYNLKK, from the coding sequence ATGAGTGAAATTATTGATGTTCATGCACGCGAAGTGCTAGATTCAAGGGGAAATCCAACCGTTGAGGTGGAAGTTGTTACAGATAGCGGTGTTGTTGGAAGGGCAATTGTTCCTTCTGGTGCATCAACAGGTGCTCATGAAGCCCTCGAGTTAAGGGACGGAGACAAGAAAAGATATCTTGGCAAGGGCGTTTTAAAGGCTGTAGAAAATGTAAATGAAATAATTGCAGATGAATTAATTGGCCTACCTGTAGATGCTCAAACTGAAATCGACAACATTATGATCAATCTTGATGGTACAGAAAACAAAGACAAGCTTGGCGCCAATGCTATTTTAGGAGTTAGCCTTGCTGTAGCAAGAGCAGCTGCAGGAGAGATAGGCTTGCCACTTTATAAATATATTGGCGGAGTAAACGCAAAAGTACTTCCAGTTCCTATGATGAATATTTTAAACGGTGGAGAACATGCCGACAATAACGTCGACATCCAAGAATTTATGATTTTGCCAGTAAGTGCAGACTCATTCCACCAAGCACTTCGTATGGGATCAGAAGTTTATCATAGTCTAAAGAATGTTTTGAAGGATAAAAATCTTTCAACAGGGGTTGGCGACGAAGGTGGCTTTGCTCCAAACCTAAATTCAAATGAAGAAGCGCTAAAGGTTATTATTGAAGCCATCGAAGCTGCAGGATACAAGCCAGGCGAAGACATTTACTTGGGCATTGACGCAGCAAGCACTGAATTTTACGATGCAGACAAGAAAGCCTATATTTTAAAGGGCGAAGGTAAGGAATTTACCGCTGAAGAATTGGTAGATTATTATCAAGATCTTTGCAATAAATACCCTCTAATCTCAATCGAAGACGGTCTTGCAGAAGATGATTGGGCTGGATGGAAGTATATGACCGAAAAAATGGGCGGAAAAATCCAATTGGTTGGCGACGACCTCTTTGTTACAAATACAAAGAGACTCGAAAAGGGCATTGAAGAAGGAATTTCCAATTCAATTTTGATTAAGCTAAATCAAATTGGAACCCTAACAGAAACCATCGACGCAGTTTCTATGGCTAAAGAAGCTGGATACACAGCAGTTATATCACATAGATCAGGCGAAAGCGAAGATGCCTTTATAGCTGACCTTGCAGTTGCACTTAACACTGGACAAATCAAAACTGGTGCACCTGCCAGAACAGACAGAGTTGCTAAATACAATGAGCTTTTAAGAATTGAAGAATTTTTAGATTTCACTGCAGAATACAAGGGACTAAAGGGTTTTTACAATCTTAAAAAATAA
- a CDS encoding ABC transporter permease has translation MNNKKRISTALLSILVGILFGSVVLLLAGHNPIKVMYNLFYGIFNTPTSMSYTLVNMAPLLLTGIAAAFAFKTGLFNIGIEGQFIIGSVAATCAGILVDLPPVIHPIFCLLCAFLAGGLYAAFVGFLKAKFNVNEVISSIMLNWIALYFNNYVLTLTAIRQPNSDFSYNISPNASIRILDSWKSTEAGMEYLAGNSFWGNFLKAPVNLGLLVGILVAIVIWFILKKTTLGFELKAVGLNKDAAKFSGISVNNKIVQAMFISGAIGGLAGAVDVLGVTQRIGVLALMQGVGFDGIAIALIALNNPLAVIPVSLLFSALKYGGGKLTLSVGVPGEIVSIIIGFIVFFISIPFVFKNKKKAESSIEVKEEI, from the coding sequence ATGAATAATAAGAAAAGAATAAGTACGGCCTTGCTATCAATTTTAGTCGGTATATTGTTTGGATCTGTTGTACTTTTACTGGCAGGGCATAATCCGATAAAGGTTATGTATAACTTGTTTTATGGAATATTTAATACGCCAACCTCAATGAGCTATACACTTGTAAATATGGCGCCGCTTCTATTAACGGGAATTGCTGCTGCCTTTGCATTTAAGACAGGGCTTTTTAATATTGGTATTGAAGGTCAATTTATCATTGGATCTGTTGCAGCTACTTGTGCAGGAATACTTGTGGACTTACCGCCTGTTATTCACCCAATATTCTGCTTGTTATGTGCATTTTTAGCTGGTGGATTATATGCGGCTTTTGTAGGATTTTTAAAAGCTAAGTTTAATGTAAACGAAGTTATTTCTTCTATTATGTTAAACTGGATTGCTCTTTACTTTAACAACTATGTTTTGACACTTACTGCTATTAGGCAGCCAAACAGTGATTTTTCTTACAATATTTCTCCAAATGCAAGCATTAGAATACTTGATTCATGGAAGTCCACAGAAGCTGGCATGGAATATTTAGCAGGAAATTCTTTTTGGGGCAATTTCTTAAAGGCTCCTGTTAACCTGGGGCTTTTGGTTGGTATCTTAGTCGCAATAGTTATATGGTTTATATTAAAAAAGACCACACTTGGTTTTGAACTTAAAGCTGTTGGTCTAAATAAAGACGCGGCAAAATTCTCAGGGATTTCAGTAAATAATAAGATAGTACAAGCTATGTTTATTTCAGGCGCTATCGGCGGACTCGCAGGAGCTGTTGATGTACTTGGCGTAACTCAAAGAATTGGAGTTCTTGCTCTAATGCAAGGTGTTGGTTTTGACGGAATTGCAATCGCACTAATAGCACTTAACAATCCACTTGCAGTTATTCCGGTATCCTTACTTTTCTCAGCTCTCAAATACGGTGGAGGAAAATTAACCCTAAGTGTTGGGGTTCCTGGAGAAATTGTTTCGATTATTATCGGATTTATCGTGTTCTTTATCTCAATACCTTTTGTCTTTAAAAACAAGAAGAAAGCAGAGTCATCTATAGAAGTTAAGGAGGAAATATAA
- the gap gene encoding type I glyceraldehyde-3-phosphate dehydrogenase: MKVGINGFGRIGRDVARILLEEDHGLELVHINASGDLDDLRHLFKYDSLYGKFTKDIKVDGDGFDIEGHKVHFTQFRDPAEIDWSEHGVEIVIDSTGAFKDMEGLGKHLKGSVKKVILTAPGKGLDNTIVMGVNCDTYKPEQNIISNASCTTNCLAPVAKVIEDTFGIEKGMMTTCHAYTGDQMLLDKRHKKDRRRARAAALSMVPTTTGAAKAVAEVIPELKGKLNGYALRVPTPTVSVVDVVLELKKPAKVEEVNAALKKASENEMKGILGFSDEELVSIDYQGDPRSSIVDSKLTMMMGDNMVKIVSWYDNEWGYSCRVVDLAKMVAKSL; encoded by the coding sequence ATGAAAGTAGGAATTAACGGTTTTGGAAGAATTGGTAGGGACGTAGCTAGGATTTTATTAGAAGAAGACCACGGTCTTGAACTAGTTCACATCAATGCTAGTGGGGACTTGGATGATCTAAGACACTTATTTAAATATGATAGTCTTTATGGTAAATTTACCAAGGATATAAAAGTTGACGGCGATGGATTTGATATTGAAGGCCACAAGGTCCACTTTACACAATTTAGAGATCCAGCTGAAATCGACTGGTCAGAACATGGAGTTGAAATCGTAATCGACTCAACAGGTGCTTTTAAAGACATGGAAGGCCTTGGCAAACACTTAAAAGGAAGCGTTAAAAAAGTTATTTTAACTGCTCCTGGTAAGGGCCTTGACAACACAATTGTAATGGGTGTTAACTGTGACACATATAAGCCAGAACAAAATATTATTTCAAATGCAAGCTGCACAACAAACTGCTTAGCACCAGTAGCCAAGGTTATTGAAGATACTTTTGGTATTGAAAAAGGTATGATGACAACTTGCCATGCATACACAGGTGACCAAATGCTCTTAGACAAGAGACACAAAAAGGACAGACGCCGTGCAAGAGCTGCTGCTTTGAGTATGGTTCCTACAACAACAGGAGCTGCTAAAGCTGTTGCAGAAGTTATTCCTGAGTTAAAAGGAAAATTAAATGGCTATGCTCTTAGGGTTCCAACTCCTACAGTTTCAGTTGTTGATGTTGTCTTAGAACTTAAGAAACCAGCTAAAGTTGAAGAAGTTAACGCTGCTTTGAAAAAAGCAAGTGAAAATGAAATGAAGGGAATCCTAGGTTTTTCAGATGAAGAACTCGTAAGCATCGACTACCAAGGCGACCCACGCAGCTCAATTGTCGACAGCAAACTCACAATGATGATGGGCGACAACATGGTAAAGATCGTTTCATGGTATGATAACGAATGGGGATATTCCTGCAGAGTTGTAGATTTAGCTAAAATGGTAGCAAAGAGTTTATAA